The sequence GCAATGTTGCGGATCACCCTAATGAAGCAATAACGAGTTGATCGGTAGAAAATGTTGAATGGGCAAATGAGCAATGCAATGAAACACTGAAAATTAACCAAAACATGTTCAGAACACTGAGCAGGTAGGTCTTAGCTAGCAAATGACTGGATATGAAGACTAAAGCTTGTTATTACCAGAAGGAGAACTCCAGGAATGGCGTCGACGTGAGTTGGTGCAAAATGGCTTGACCTCAAAATAAGGTGGATGACCATTGCACCGACCACCGCTGACATGAAAGAAGCACACATCAAGAAGGCATCTCTGTACTTGAGAGTTGTACTCGGCGAGAACTCAAATATGAAGGAGTAGTTGATTCGAGTGCTGCTCCACATGAATATGTTGCACCCGTACATAAACAAGTGGAGACTGAGGAATGCAAACATGCTACATCACATCCAACAAAACATATTATTAGTACTATTATGTGTTGTAAATCTGTCATGTCGGTGTCGCGACACAGCGAACAAACAACAAGATATTTTCTATTTGCAAGCCAAACCATTGTGCATTAGGAGTCGGCACAAAAAAGCCTAATGCATTCATCTTGTGTAATGCGTGGTGGGTTCCATGTAGCATTAGGGGTCTATAAATTCTATACCTGAAAACAGGGTAAACAGTCTCCAGATATCCAGGTTCAGTTCCAGACTTGAAGATGTTTGACATGTGTGCCAAGATTGCGTACACACTAAATAAGGCTACGAAACTGCCTGTGAACAGTCCTGCAACAACCAAACAACAAAAGATATTTCATCAGTGAACGAACCTAGCCGACTCATGACGCaaagaaatcttccaacaacaacaaatatgtgataaaaagaaaaggaagCCCTATAAAGAACACGCTTTAAATCTCTAGCTAGCAGCAAAAATAACTTttcccttttttctttcttttttttttttggccaaaaAATTAAGTGCTAGACAACTAATTCATGGATGAAGCAAATGCTGGTATATACAGTTCCGACTGGGTGCACCCAATCCAAACGAAATGAACGATCGAAAATATGTCAGGTAGCCATAAACAAAGCCGAGGCGCCAGAGTAgcgtgttttttttttgggatcaacttaCGGTCTGTGTGTTTGATTTTGCAAAATGATCAACTTACGGTCTGGATCTTGGACTTGTTGTTACAATAAAGACCAACAGTTAGCAGGGGAAAGAAAACATGCAACTTCGGTTGTCATATCCTTCACGTCATATGCCAATATAAGAACGTATCCCCAATGCGACGCATTACTGCTATAAATGGTGATGTTTTAATCCCGTTTCACTTGTCATAAGTACCATTTGATTGTGGTAATCTATTGTAGTGGGTCTACTATAATCTCCACAAGGAACAATGATATCTCGTAAGGATTTTTGTCTCTGCTTTTTTACTTTGTGCAGTTTAAGTTCAAACAAAGACGATTAGGTTTGTTCTTCCTTTTATTGTGAAGCAAAAGTGAAACGAATCAGAcatgcttgtttcttggttctcaaTAATTCAAAGGCTAAATCCACACGCATTAACTTAGCACAGAACGTTGCGCCGCGTATTTGCTGGACCAAGGTTGCCATGATCATGGTATTACTTTCTCACTTgtcatttcttttttttcataCTATTGCACCATCTGTGCGTACTCCCAACTCCGTTGATAACTATTTAACAGAACTAATATTCTTTAaaagagtgtgcacaaaattgaaTTCAGTAAAGCTGTCCCAGGCCTTGATTTTCTTGCAGGGGGGATCAAAAATTATTTGTAAAAGAAAGCATAGGAACAAAGTTTTAAGTCACGTACCTGCTAAAAAGGTGATCATATGAGAGGCTTTATTCTCTCGGGGTCTTAAGAATTTCATTGCCTTTTTCCTGTCATCGTTAGCAAAGTGCTTTGTGAAGATGGACTCCACTTCATCGCCCAATCTTACCACcttcgttaaaaaaaaaaaaaaaaaaaaagatacaagtACAAAGTTAAGTCAAGCAATGCACAGTGGACTCTACTCGAACgatttttgctgatgatatcatCGTGTGTCCATTGAAAACACTCGAAAGCTAAAGTTTTCATTGACTCATGATTCCATATGCACattttgaaattttattaaatatatatAGACTGGTCACAAAACAGCATGACCCCAGTTAAATCACCAGTTATATTGCATATATCGAATATGCTGCACGGATCGAATAAAAATCTTATATTCTTGTATGGACTCTAAGAACTTTTGGAAACGATTTTAAATTTAGATTGTGAATATCATTGTACTGTGAGTTCTCAGATAAAAGAAATATCACGTCATCGCACAATTTTTCAGAAGATATGATTTGAGGTTTTTTTATGAGTTTCTTTTAGAATCAAAGTTACAACCAAATACTAAGATAACCAAGATATTTACTGTTATATGAACTATGGAGTTTGGCTTATAAGTCACTTCTGACATATTCTAAACAAACGATTATGTCACCTGGATTATTCCTCGTAAATATATTTGGTTGGTTGCAGTTTAAAGAAGTACCAACCCTGGAATTTTAGGTGCACACGAATTCCATATGGGGTACGTTATATGAAGGCGAATAAGAATAAGTTCAAGGAATATGCTAATTCATGAAAAACAGTTTAGCAGAATATTATTCTGCGCACCATACCTTGTCGGAACTAATGAAGTGAGATCTCTTCACTGCTCTCAGATAACTACTTGATGCTCTTTCATTTGCCACCTGTAATatccaaaataaagaataaaaacTAATGACGAAAATGTTCACatgatatttattttatttttcattgattacagataaaataaaataaataaacacaaaattggttaagaagaccaaaatcaacaatttctgggtgaaaatgacgtttagattttgatattgtttaaatggacaaaaatgtaaaaatagtaaggatgtaaacagtttcatcctaccctttttcaaatattttatttttatttttaatttacatccttgctattttttaagtttaagtcaggatgaatctagtttcatccttactatttttttagtgtccatttcacccatactaatttttactcgtctatttgaaccatgttttaaaaaatacttggacaaatgacccattttccgaaaaataaaattatttaccttGTCGAATTTCTTCAGTATCTTGACAAAGGCCACCATATTTAACGAGGTGTAAGTTTTGAGTAAACCAAGTCCTCTGTAGAGTTCAACAAAAGCTCCTCTAATCATCTTTTCAGCACATTGGATTTTCTTTCTGTTAACGGAGTCCCCATGGCCTTCTTTCTTAGGGTTATTTACTAAATCTTCCCATAGCTTTGATGTCACagctgatattgttcttgttgggTTCGTTGCTGGGATATCAATTCTTAACCCACTTCTTGTCTTCTTTGTTTTCGTTCTAGTCCCGCCGGTAAAACTATTCACTCCATTTTTTCCATCTTCGTTTGTCGGAGAAGTCTCATCCATTTCGGTTCCGCTCTCTGCATTACACCGGAACATAGGTCATATTATGTACATGCAGATGTAGTTATCAATAATAATAGATTAGCAGTATTTGTTGGCaactattgttttttttttttttttttttttgtgtaatgaCAAGACTTTGTTTTGGCAATTTAATTTGCTTAAGACACGGCAAATGGCAATAAATGTATACTACTCGCCTAATATTTTCTAGCTACTTCATTAAATTCCGAAATTCTAACTAAATTGCATAAAAATATCATGACGAGAAGGAAGTCTAGAAAGCAAAAACAGTGTGTAAAAACCAAGTAGATTTAAATCATTTTATTATATGTCATCATCGTGTTAAGATATACCAACTTTTCTAATATGAATAATTGCAAAATGTGGAAAAGAAAATGTAACTTTAGTATTGATGTATATGTTGAACGAGATTGTATGATCTgtagtgaaaaatataaaagtatatatatatatctaaactTTAAAAAGATGCACTGAAAGAAAAATTTGTTCATTCTGGAATTTGAACCTAGCTAAGATTCATTAAAGCTTGATAGTGGACAAAACACTAACTAAGAAAATGAAGCTCAAGTTGATATCAAAGATGGAAGTACATGCACTATACTACCGTGATATCAGCTACCAACTCGATTATATAATATTCCTTATATATtgtcaaaagagaaggaaaaacttGTAAAATTTACGTACCAGAATAATCGGATGCACTTCTAACCGATGAAGAATTTGATCGCGCAAGACTTCCAGTCTCCAgtcttaataaatgatttttcctGCGTCTTTCGCTTAGAATTTGTTTGAGATCAAGAAGAGTTTCTAGCTGTTTGTTGAGGGCCTCTCCTCTCTCTAAAAATTCCTTTTCTTTGATTTTGTAGAATTGATTCACCTTGTTTAATTCTTCATCTAATCTCTCGAAAAATTCTTTTACCTTCAATTTCAAACCATCGAAAATATTCAGTTTAAAtaaattttctcattttcaaaaaataaatagaatACCCTATCATTAATTACCTCATCTTCTTCAGAAAACAAGTGAAGTAGCTCCGTTTGGTAGACAGATTCTTCATCTCCTTCTCCATTTTTGTTTCTGACCTACAAGAAATTAAACATaaattaatttaaattctaaatttaatTAGTTaccatttatttttcatttttttgatattgttttttgtttttgaaaagtaGTGTGGGTTCTCTCTTTTCCCACTCACGATAGTTTCGTGATAGAAACACCCAACGGTTTCATTGCTTTTCGTGTCACCCACCAATCTCTATATTGTGTTACACCAAAATGAACCATAACTTTAGCGTGCCGGAAACTAACACATGCATCTGCTATTTCCGTTAACTTTTCACGTAAAATCATTGCTATAACGAAACAGACACACTACTTTATTTTCCGGTGAAGATGAAATTTTCCCGCTACGTAacaaaaatataatgcaaaaattcCTAAATGACGTCAACAAGGATCGCATGAAAAGGATGCAGACAAAGAATTATAGTAGATATCTCGAACAGAAAATGAAGTGTTTTCAGGTGAAGAAAGTCATCTCGACCTAATTGAAGCAAAACCCAGAAAGCAAAAACGATAATTAAATCTGTAAACAACTTTGTCGAAACTGGATCATCATAATGCTACCTGAATTATCATCTCCCTTTGATCAGTAGAAGAACTCTGAAATTTAGCTGATAATTTCTTGAAAACATAACGAACAGGATCGAAAATAGAAAACCCGTATTGAGGAGGATCATCTTCTTGatcatgaagatgaagaagatggattTGATCAGAAATGGGTTTTTTAGAAAGTCTAACTTTCTTGACATATTTCTTTAACTGGCAGTAGTTTACGAATGCATCCTTCCACTCTGGTATTAATTGAGCTTCAAGCTCTTTTGAGaacttcaccatcaccaccaccaccaaaattaATTTCGGATATATTAATTGATGAGAAAAAGATGAAGAATGAGAACCAGAGTGATGATGAACTGGAATGGAAGTTCACAGAGGTGGTCTAGGGGACTaagtttggtttttatttatagtgctcgaaaggaaaaaaaaaaaaaaaaaagcgtttTCAATGGGAAAAAGAAAGCAAAGaagggtttttgtttttattactaAAAAAAGTTATGATTAAACAAATACCAGGGACTAGGACTAGCTTAATATCATTGATTTAATGGGTAATTAGGGCTAACAAATTAATTAGTTATTTGTTTTGGCCAATACATTGCTAAACTGAGTTGAAGTGGACAAAAGATTAAAGATTGAGTGTTATAAGTAAGCGTGTTTTTCTTTCTCACTAGTCTCTCGTACAATAGACACTAGCTGCATATCAGCTATCGCCCAATCGTCTGTGACTCATGACCCTAATCGTTTGTGACTCATGCTTCACTCACTCATTCAATATATCTGGCCTCTCTTAAACTAGGTCTTATGGCATACATTCACCAGGTTCACACTGCTCCATGAGATTTTAGAAAACACTAATTCTTGTGGTTGGGTATGAGAAAAATCTAAAATTGCGTAATGATTATTAGTAGGaaagaattaaaaagaaaaatttagatAAACAAAAAGAGACCCAGCAttttataaattaaaataaaataaaaatcttaataGTAAGAAAACGCATAATGATCTCGTCCTGggagaataaaaatatttataaaaattaGTCGAACGCGTAATGATTACATGCTGATAAACTCGTAACTATTGCATGTTATCTTTTGATAGCACTTTTTGGATCTTGTAAACACAATAGCGGATGCCGTAAGATCTAAAATGTATTTGGCAACCAGAAACACAAAAGCTGATATATCTGAgattataaaacaaaaaaaatctgtttcaccattatttatttatttattttaatctaATAGTCATTCTAAAATTAGGTTCTCATACCAATTTTTGTCTTTTCGACTTAATTGGTACACAAAAGCCTTCCTAGTCTTATGAGTCACCATAATCCCTAGCCGATAGGATTAAAGTTTGTGATAACAGTAGTATAACGGCTGGCTAAGCAGCAACCTACGAGAGTGGTGCATAAACCCATATGATCATTTTTGGGCCTAGACCAGCTAGGCGTAGTCAGAAAAAGTTCAAGGACCCAACATTTTAAGAAATGCGAACCACTTTATTTGATTATTGGCAATTTGGCAtattgcaatttgcattcctgcTGCATATTCGCATCTTTGTATGGATAACTAGTTACTTCGAAATTAATATACCTACGAGGAAAACAGCTCACAATCAAACTACAGTGGCTCACAATGCCAACCCTACCATTGAAAATGGGCATCACAAGACATCACAAAATCTCACACCGACTGCAAAATATATAGCCCGCAAAAgtcattaaaaacaaaaaaactagaGTAAAATGCAAGAATGGAAACCTGGATATCTGGGTTCTAAAATCAATGGGCATCACAAGACAAACGTACCGAGGAACATACTCCTATTGGCTGCAAGTTTCACTATTAAACGCATCTATGTATATGTCATCCCCATTTCAAGTTAAAATCGCTCAATATAAGCACGTCATCGACTAAAATCGATATGCCACATAATTTCTGCATGTTTCGGTTGTTTTTGTCTACAAACTGGTTTTCACGTATGTATTATTGTGTAATAATTTTAGGGACGATGGCGACATTGTTCTTGGACATTAATTCCGCTGGTTGTAGTCAatttaatataaatatgggtgcaAACGATAAACTGCCTCTCGTATGTAGTTCCTACCCAATCTTATTTTGGACATGAACCCTCAAGATgacaagaaaaaaaacaaaacatatccCTTTGACGTaaaaaaactagtcataaaaatccaaggtgaccaaactt comes from Papaver somniferum cultivar HN1 chromosome 7, ASM357369v1, whole genome shotgun sequence and encodes:
- the LOC113296892 gene encoding phosphate transporter PHO1-like — its product is MVKFSKELEAQLIPEWKDAFVNYCQLKKYVKKVRLSKKPISDQIHLLHLHDQEDDPPQYGFSIFDPVRYVFKKLSAKFQSSSTDQREMIIQVRNKNGEGDEESVYQTELLHLFSEEDEVKEFFERLDEELNKVNQFYKIKEKEFLERGEALNKQLETLLDLKQILSERRRKNHLLRLETGSLARSNSSSVRSASDYSESGTEMDETSPTNEDGKNGVNSFTGGTRTKTKKTRSGLRIDIPATNPTRTISAVTSKLWEDLVNNPKKEGHGDSVNRKKIQCAEKMIRGAFVELYRGLGLLKTYTSLNMVAFVKILKKFDKVANERASSSYLRAVKRSHFISSDKVVRLGDEVESIFTKHFANDDRKKAMKFLRPRENKASHMITFLAGLFTGSFVALFSVYAILAHMSNIFKSGTEPGYLETVYPVFSMFAFLSLHLFMYGCNIFMWSSTRINYSFIFEFSPSTTLKYRDAFLMCASFMSAVVGAMVIHLILRSSHFAPTHVDAIPGVLLLCFIALLICPFNIFYRSTRYCFIRVIRNIAFSPFYKVLMVDFFMADQLCSQIPLLRHMETTACYFLAKSFKTHQYEICNQSKLYRELAYVISFAPYYWRAMQCARRWFDEGDVAHLANLGKYVSAMVAAGARLTFARQHDNLWMFMVVLTSSIATVYQLYWDFVKDWGILNRNSKNRWLRDDLILKSKNIYYISIFINVLLRLVWIESVTRISSPTGFMESQVLDFFLASLEIIRRGHWNYYRLENEHLNNVGKFRAVKSVPLPFRGIDSDD